Proteins encoded within one genomic window of Haloplanus vescus:
- a CDS encoding threonine-phosphate decarboxylase: MDPDAVAGLDRVPHGGASDATLLDFSANTNPNRPRGVAGVYESALGAATRYPRDDYCEFRTTAGEYLGCEPLNVVPTAGGMAALRLTVETTLSDGDEALLPMPSFGEYEREVRLQGADPTFVAHDQILETDPEPYELVVVCNPNNPTGDGYPRADLVGYAERCRASDTVLLVDEAFLDFTDARTLAGESGVVVARSLTKIFGLPGLRAGLAVATGDLRERLDAARPPWGVSTPAADVAAHCFRQTRFVAETRDRVRGERERMADALDARFDVRPSDAPFLLLRVEDGSVNGVIDDARNEGIVIRDATTFRGLDSHVRVAVRRPDENDRLLDALL, encoded by the coding sequence ATGGATCCTGACGCCGTGGCAGGCCTCGACCGCGTGCCACACGGGGGGGCGTCGGACGCGACGCTACTGGACTTCAGCGCCAACACGAACCCGAACCGGCCGCGGGGGGTCGCTGGCGTCTACGAGTCCGCGCTGGGCGCCGCGACCCGCTACCCCCGCGATGACTACTGCGAGTTCCGAACCACCGCGGGCGAGTACCTGGGGTGTGAACCGCTGAACGTGGTGCCGACCGCCGGGGGGATGGCGGCGCTCCGTCTCACCGTCGAGACGACGCTGTCGGACGGCGACGAGGCGCTCCTCCCGATGCCGAGTTTCGGCGAGTACGAACGCGAAGTGCGCCTGCAGGGCGCCGACCCGACGTTCGTCGCCCACGACCAGATTCTCGAGACGGACCCGGAGCCGTACGAACTGGTCGTCGTCTGCAACCCGAACAACCCGACTGGCGACGGGTATCCGCGCGCCGACCTCGTGGGCTACGCCGAGCGGTGCCGGGCGTCGGACACCGTATTACTCGTCGACGAGGCGTTCCTCGATTTCACCGACGCGCGGACGCTCGCGGGCGAATCCGGCGTCGTCGTCGCGCGCTCGCTGACCAAGATTTTCGGACTGCCCGGCCTCCGGGCGGGGCTGGCCGTCGCGACGGGCGACCTCCGAGAGCGACTCGACGCTGCGCGCCCGCCCTGGGGCGTCTCGACGCCGGCCGCGGACGTGGCCGCCCACTGCTTCCGGCAGACCCGCTTCGTCGCCGAGACGCGGGACAGGGTGCGCGGGGAGCGAGAGCGAATGGCCGACGCACTCGACGCGCGCTTCGATGTTCGCCCCTCCGACGCCCCCTTCCTCCTCCTCCGCGTCGAGGACGGGTCGGTGAACGGCGTTATCGACGACGCCCGGAACGAGGGCATCGTCATCCGCGACGCGACCACCTTCCGCGGCCTCGACTCGCACGTCCGGGTCGCCGTCCGCCGCCCCGACGAGAATGACCGCCTCCTCGACGCGCTGCTGTGA
- a CDS encoding adenosylcobinamide amidohydrolase: MTFEATVRDGVCRLARPSTRWLSTGHDGGECRAPAAYNCTVPDEWSRTDLDAYVAERLADAGFGDEPAGPVLLTGVDQRHARRARLGSVEAVATTGVTNPAALPVDPRPERDEGDDAVSVAGDDHAGTVNVVVGTTRSLAPGALPNLLTVAAEAKAATLLELVGVPGTTTDAVVAACDPDGDPAQFSGSATPVGAAARACVRDAVAASLHARHPDGEYEASAGVVTDERATVTPVR, from the coding sequence GTGACCTTCGAGGCGACGGTCCGCGACGGCGTCTGCCGACTCGCGCGCCCGTCCACGCGCTGGCTCTCGACCGGACACGACGGCGGCGAGTGTCGCGCGCCCGCGGCCTACAACTGCACCGTCCCCGACGAGTGGTCGCGGACCGACCTCGACGCCTACGTGGCCGAGCGACTTGCAGACGCGGGGTTCGGCGACGAGCCTGCGGGCCCGGTACTCCTGACGGGCGTCGACCAGCGTCACGCCCGCCGGGCGCGACTGGGGAGCGTCGAAGCCGTCGCCACCACGGGCGTCACGAACCCCGCCGCGCTTCCGGTCGACCCGCGTCCGGAGCGAGACGAAGGCGACGACGCGGTGTCCGTCGCGGGCGACGACCACGCCGGCACCGTGAACGTCGTCGTCGGGACGACGCGGTCGCTCGCCCCGGGCGCGCTCCCGAACCTCCTGACCGTCGCGGCCGAGGCGAAGGCGGCGACGCTACTCGAACTCGTCGGCGTGCCGGGAACGACGACGGACGCCGTCGTCGCGGCCTGTGACCCCGATGGCGACCCGGCGCAGTTCTCGGGCAGTGCGACGCCGGTCGGCGCGGCGGCGCGGGCGTGCGTCCGCGATGCCGTCGCCGCCAGCCTCCACGCCCGCCACCCCGACGGCGAGTACGAGGCGTCTGCGGGCGTCGTGACCGACGAGCGCGCGACGGTCACCCCCGTGCGCTGA
- a CDS encoding NTP transferase domain-containing protein: MCGGRGTRLGGETEKPLVAVDGVATVDRVCDALAASRVDDVYAAVSPHTPATRAHLREREVTVLDTPGEGYVSDLTAALDRVGRPAVTVAADLPLLASESVNDVLDAASGSLVVAVPVDLKRRLGVSVDTTLEREGRALAPTGVNVVAAGDDDVYVSDDPRLAVNVNRPRDLWVAETVGCN, translated from the coding sequence ATGTGTGGCGGGCGCGGGACGCGCCTCGGCGGCGAGACGGAGAAACCGCTCGTCGCCGTCGACGGCGTCGCGACCGTCGACCGCGTGTGCGACGCCCTCGCCGCGAGCCGAGTAGACGACGTTTACGCCGCCGTCTCGCCGCACACGCCCGCGACGCGCGCTCACCTCCGCGAGCGCGAGGTGACCGTCCTCGACACGCCGGGCGAGGGGTACGTCAGCGACCTGACGGCGGCGCTCGACCGAGTGGGGCGGCCCGCAGTCACCGTCGCCGCCGACCTCCCGTTGCTCGCCAGCGAGAGCGTAAACGACGTGCTCGACGCCGCGTCGGGGTCGCTCGTGGTCGCCGTCCCCGTCGACCTGAAGCGACGGCTGGGGGTGAGCGTCGACACGACGTTAGAACGCGAGGGACGGGCCCTCGCGCCCACGGGCGTCAACGTCGTCGCGGCGGGGGACGACGACGTGTACGTCAGCGACGACCCGCGACTCGCCGTGAACGTGAATCGACCGCGCGACCTGTGGGTGGCGGAGACTGTTGGCTGTAACTGA
- a CDS encoding nucleotide-binding protein, translating to MVEAFAVASGKGGTGKTTSTLALGMALAETHDVTVVDADTGMANLLFHTGLDEATTTLHDLLIADADADVSDAVYERFGMKVVPCGTSLAAFRDADPERLRDVVATLAADTDVLLLDSPAALGSKSAVLPIALADRTVIVLQPTVPALSDGLKVQEYARSYGTSTAGTLFNRVRDDEAVDRVVDQAEEYFGGETLGVVPESEAARAARRAGEPLLAHAPDSPASQAFREAARRLEVREGESEAVAARFQSAVIPDEV from the coding sequence ATGGTTGAGGCGTTCGCCGTGGCGAGCGGTAAGGGCGGGACAGGCAAGACGACGAGCACGCTCGCCCTCGGGATGGCGCTCGCCGAGACACACGACGTGACCGTCGTCGACGCCGACACCGGGATGGCGAACCTGCTCTTTCACACCGGCTTGGACGAGGCGACGACGACGCTCCACGACCTGCTTATCGCCGACGCCGACGCCGACGTGTCCGACGCCGTCTACGAGCGGTTCGGTATGAAGGTCGTCCCCTGCGGGACGAGCCTCGCGGCGTTTCGCGACGCCGACCCCGAGCGACTCCGTGACGTGGTGGCGACACTCGCCGCCGACACGGACGTGCTCCTCCTCGACTCGCCCGCGGCGCTGGGGTCGAAGAGTGCCGTGCTGCCGATTGCGCTCGCGGACCGGACGGTCATCGTCCTCCAGCCCACGGTCCCCGCGCTCTCTGACGGCCTCAAGGTCCAGGAGTACGCCCGGTCGTACGGTACGTCCACGGCCGGGACGCTGTTCAACCGCGTCCGCGACGACGAGGCGGTGGACCGAGTCGTCGATCAGGCCGAGGAGTACTTCGGCGGAGAGACCCTCGGCGTCGTCCCCGAGAGCGAGGCGGCGCGGGCGGCGCGGCGCGCGGGCGAACCCCTGCTGGCACACGCGCCGGACTCGCCGGCGTCGCAGGCGTTCCGCGAGGCGGCGCGTCGACTCGAAGTGCGTGAGGGAGAGAGCGAGGCAGTCGCCGCGCGCTTCCAGAGCGCGGTCATCCCGGACGAAGTATGA